The following coding sequences lie in one Maribacter forsetii DSM 18668 genomic window:
- a CDS encoding phosphatidylinositol-specific phospholipase C1-like protein, which produces MKQLATLFIMLLVFVFVSCKSNEVTLNDIQIIGSHNSYKIAIEGPLYDYLHTIEPKQMQSLQYTHISLEEQLNLGLRNLELDVFYDPKGGHFSKPKGLEIVKSLGQEPIAYDREEKLKQPGLKMFHVQDIDFRSHYLLFKDGLLALRNWSDNNPNHTPVIILINTKDQKVPQTREPLLFDKNALDALDSEIESVFSVSRLLTPDDVRGDFDSLEKAILTKGWPSLNNVKGKFLFVLDEKEERINNYLLGHESLKGRVLFVNSKEGNPEAAFRIVNNPIKELAYIKELVSKGYMVRTRADASTKEARTNDYEKFEKAKASGAQVISTDYYVPSTLFDSDYKVIFEDGTYEKVKKE; this is translated from the coding sequence ATGAAACAGCTCGCTACTTTATTTATAATGCTTTTAGTTTTTGTATTTGTTAGCTGTAAAAGTAACGAGGTAACACTAAACGATATTCAAATAATAGGTAGTCATAATTCATATAAAATAGCTATAGAGGGTCCTTTGTATGACTATTTGCATACCATTGAGCCAAAGCAAATGCAAAGCTTGCAATACACTCATATTTCTTTAGAGGAACAATTGAATTTAGGTTTACGAAATTTAGAATTGGACGTTTTTTATGATCCAAAGGGTGGGCATTTTTCTAAGCCTAAAGGATTAGAGATAGTAAAATCTCTTGGTCAAGAGCCTATAGCTTATGACAGGGAAGAAAAGCTAAAACAACCCGGACTAAAAATGTTTCATGTTCAAGATATTGATTTTAGAAGTCACTACCTTTTGTTTAAAGACGGATTATTGGCGTTGAGAAACTGGTCAGATAATAATCCAAATCACACACCTGTAATCATCCTTATTAATACTAAAGATCAAAAAGTACCGCAAACAAGAGAGCCATTACTGTTTGATAAGAATGCTTTAGATGCGCTTGACAGCGAAATAGAAAGTGTTTTTTCTGTAAGTAGATTACTTACTCCCGATGATGTTAGGGGCGATTTTGATTCTCTTGAAAAAGCTATTTTGACTAAAGGATGGCCAAGCTTAAACAACGTAAAAGGAAAGTTTTTATTTGTTCTGGACGAAAAGGAGGAGAGAATTAATAACTACCTATTAGGTCATGAATCGCTAAAAGGAAGAGTACTTTTTGTGAATAGTAAAGAAGGCAATCCAGAAGCAGCATTTAGAATTGTAAACAATCCTATTAAAGAGTTAGCGTATATAAAAGAACTGGTTTCCAAAGGATATATGGTTCGTACAAGGGCAGATGCCAGTACTAAAGAAGCAAGAACAAATGATTATGAAAAGTTTGAAAAAGCAAAGGCATCTGGAGCGCAAGTAATTTCTACAGATTATTATGTGCCTTCAACATTATTTGATTCTGATTATAAAGTGATTTTTGAAGATGGAACGTATGAAAAAGTTAAGAAAGAATAA
- a CDS encoding GH92 family glycosyl hydrolase, with the protein MTFIQTYKNSIAFLAISLLFLVSCKEQPSTTKKVVVEGTDYAAKVYPLLDSENSRWFYFTSASRPFGMVNLSPDTQIGGAWGSGYRYKTDTIKGFSHIHAWQMSGISVMPVTINDTTKKDIFNDFYSKFSHETEVVTPGYHKVELERYQIKAQLTSTKRVGFHHYSYPDNEEEKGLLFNLNTLLGPSKNIDGFLEQISENELSGYIIMESTHRRPKPMTAYFKVELNTEISSLDKDERTGNYLISLDRNKNDVLMKVGISYTSVTNASINIASELPDWDFNETRSDAKKEWNNLLSRIDVKGGSEQDQRRFYTDLWHALQGRRIISDINGAYPDNTGDKLRVGQLPLDAKGVPKFNHYNSDSFWGAQWTLNTLWGLVYPEIMDEFSNSLLQYYKDGGLVPRGPSGGNYTYVMTGASTTPFLVSAIQKGILNDDLEGVYKALKKNHMPSGIMGKSGYEHKTNVGGGLKYYINQGYVPYPIPEGKFGSHQDGASLTMEYAYQDWTLAQLAKRLGHTDDYDYFMKRSTNYKNVFDTQIGWMRPKDVEGQWKKNYDPYQAENGFIESNGAQSTWFVPHDIKGLANLMGGQDAAIEKLNIQFETAETLGFTAGTSHSVELHPEYSRIPINFGNQPSIQTAFIFSQLNRPDLTQLWSRKVAKTVFGGLSPSTGYNGDEDQGLMGSLAVLMKIGLFQMNGGTEANPEYQIGSPIFDEVRIKLNADYYNDGMFTIKANNNNDANFYVSEAEFNGVSLEANSLRHEDIVKGGELNLNMVAKPIN; encoded by the coding sequence ATGACATTTATTCAAACATATAAAAACAGCATTGCGTTTCTGGCTATTTCGCTTTTGTTTCTAGTTTCTTGTAAAGAGCAGCCTAGCACAACTAAAAAGGTTGTTGTTGAAGGAACTGATTATGCTGCTAAGGTCTATCCATTATTAGATTCAGAGAATTCAAGATGGTTTTACTTTACTTCTGCCAGTCGTCCGTTTGGTATGGTCAATTTAAGTCCAGACACGCAAATAGGAGGTGCCTGGGGTAGTGGTTATCGATATAAGACAGATACGATTAAAGGTTTTAGTCATATTCATGCTTGGCAAATGTCGGGTATTTCGGTTATGCCAGTGACCATTAATGACACAACTAAAAAAGATATTTTTAATGATTTTTATTCAAAATTTAGTCATGAAACAGAAGTAGTGACACCAGGTTATCATAAGGTTGAATTAGAGAGGTATCAAATAAAAGCGCAGCTTACCAGTACTAAAAGAGTAGGTTTTCATCACTATTCTTATCCGGATAATGAAGAGGAGAAAGGACTTCTTTTTAATTTGAATACACTTTTAGGACCAAGTAAAAACATAGATGGCTTTTTAGAGCAAATTTCTGAAAATGAACTGTCTGGTTATATAATTATGGAGTCTACACATAGAAGACCCAAACCAATGACTGCTTATTTTAAGGTGGAACTAAACACTGAAATATCTTCGTTAGATAAAGATGAGCGAACGGGTAATTATTTAATTAGTTTAGATCGAAATAAAAACGATGTGCTAATGAAAGTTGGTATTTCTTATACCTCTGTTACCAACGCTTCAATTAATATAGCATCTGAATTACCCGATTGGGACTTTAATGAAACGAGAAGCGATGCAAAGAAAGAGTGGAATAATCTGTTAAGCAGAATAGATGTAAAAGGTGGTTCTGAGCAAGATCAAAGAAGATTTTATACAGACTTATGGCACGCGTTGCAAGGACGTAGAATTATAAGTGATATTAATGGTGCTTATCCTGATAATACAGGAGATAAGTTAAGGGTTGGGCAATTGCCATTAGATGCTAAGGGTGTCCCTAAATTCAATCATTATAACTCAGATTCGTTCTGGGGTGCACAATGGACATTAAATACACTTTGGGGATTGGTGTATCCTGAAATTATGGATGAATTTTCAAATTCCTTACTTCAGTATTATAAAGATGGTGGTTTGGTGCCAAGGGGTCCGTCAGGTGGTAATTATACATATGTAATGACAGGGGCAAGCACTACACCTTTTCTGGTATCGGCAATTCAAAAAGGCATTTTGAATGATGATTTAGAAGGTGTTTATAAAGCTTTAAAGAAGAATCATATGCCTAGCGGAATTATGGGGAAATCTGGTTATGAGCACAAAACAAATGTTGGCGGTGGTTTAAAATATTATATAAATCAAGGTTATGTACCTTACCCTATTCCTGAAGGTAAATTTGGTAGCCATCAAGATGGGGCAAGTCTAACAATGGAATATGCGTATCAAGATTGGACTTTAGCTCAGTTGGCAAAAAGATTGGGGCATACAGACGATTATGATTATTTCATGAAAAGGTCTACTAACTATAAAAATGTTTTCGATACTCAAATAGGTTGGATGCGACCAAAAGATGTTGAAGGTCAATGGAAGAAGAATTATGATCCATACCAAGCAGAAAATGGATTTATAGAATCTAACGGTGCACAATCTACATGGTTTGTTCCGCATGATATCAAAGGCTTAGCCAATTTAATGGGGGGTCAAGATGCCGCAATTGAAAAGTTGAATATACAGTTTGAAACTGCTGAAACCTTAGGTTTTACGGCAGGTACCTCGCATTCGGTAGAGTTGCATCCAGAGTATAGTAGAATTCCAATCAATTTTGGTAATCAACCTTCTATACAGACGGCTTTTATTTTTAGTCAATTAAATAGACCAGATTTAACCCAACTGTGGTCAAGAAAAGTGGCAAAAACAGTTTTTGGCGGCTTATCTCCATCAACCGGTTATAACGGTGATGAAGATCAAGGGTTAATGGGCAGTCTTGCTGTTCTGATGAAAATTGGTCTTTTTCAAATGAACGGTGGTACAGAGGCTAACCCAGAGTACCAAATTGGAAGCCCCATCTTTGATGAAGTTCGTATTAAATTGAATGCTGATTATTATAATGATGGCATGTTCACCATTAAAGCGAACAATAATAATGATGCTAATTTTTATGTATCAGAAGCTGAATTTAATGGGGTGTCATTAGAAGCTAATAGCCTTAGACATGAGGACATTGTAAAAGGGGGTGAGCTGAATTTGAATATGGTAGCAAAGCCTATAAACTAG
- a CDS encoding glycoside hydrolase family 3 protein: MKRRFLYLIIVCLLPVLSQSQDQWEFQNQNLPVETRVNDLIKRLTIEEKISMMISTAEAIPRLEVENYYHGNEALHGVVKGGRFTVFPQAVALASTWNPNLIHQVSTAISDEARGKWNFYNQGKDQKNVYSDLLTFWSPTINMARDPRWGRTPETYGEDPYLTSRIGVSFVKGLQGDDDTYLKVVSTPKHFVANNQEENRFAYNANISEKSLREYYFPAYKVAVQEGNAQSIMSAYNALNGVPSTANNWLLNTVLRKEWGFEGYVVSDCGAPTYIQKSHKYVTTKEQAAKVALEGGLDLECGDDIYAEHLLQAYEKGLVFQENIDKAVRRVLTARFKLGIFDSVDNNPYAKISPDAIGSKMHQELALETSRQSMVLLKNQNNILPLNVKNIKKIAVVGFNANQVVFGDYSGLPVIKPISPLEGIRNKVGDNAEVTYVKWKTAARNLNLIEAENLVNDQTGESGLYGEYYDDKFLEGTPQTRVDKVVNFDPVNNPPDPYTNFRHKSMRWSGYITPNFSGVYKIGVNSDDGVRMWLNGELVVDEWHNRGMTTDQVEIDMKAGEKYAIKLEYFDNGGDAICQLLWEVPTTTDDLYKEDKQVAKESDYVIAVMGINKSIEKEGRDRTSLRLPEDQVNYLKEIYAENKNLIVVLVAGSSLAINWMDKNVPAILDAWYPGEAGGAAIADVLFGDYNPAGRLPFTFYKSVSDLPDMDDYEVSNGRTYMYFKGDVLYPFGYGLSYTKFTYDKLKVKTTNDSILISATIKNIGNYNGDEVVQLYYTVNNSTVKRPIKKLIGFERTQLAVDESTTVQFKVSENDLQYWDENSKQWTFEKGEYQFMIGASSKDIRLQTSKTL; encoded by the coding sequence ATGAAGAGGAGATTTTTGTATTTGATAATTGTTTGCTTATTGCCTGTTTTAAGTCAAAGTCAAGATCAATGGGAGTTTCAAAATCAAAATTTACCTGTAGAAACAAGGGTGAACGATTTAATAAAGAGACTGACAATTGAAGAAAAGATATCTATGATGATATCTACTGCAGAGGCAATTCCAAGATTAGAAGTAGAGAATTATTACCATGGTAATGAAGCCTTGCACGGTGTAGTAAAAGGCGGCCGATTTACTGTTTTTCCACAAGCTGTGGCCTTAGCATCAACATGGAATCCAAATTTAATTCATCAAGTTTCAACGGCTATTTCAGATGAAGCTAGAGGTAAATGGAATTTCTATAACCAAGGCAAGGATCAAAAGAATGTGTACAGCGATTTATTGACATTTTGGTCCCCCACAATAAATATGGCTAGAGATCCACGCTGGGGTAGAACACCAGAAACTTATGGTGAAGACCCATATCTAACAAGTAGAATAGGAGTTTCTTTTGTCAAGGGATTACAGGGCGATGATGATACGTATTTAAAGGTAGTATCAACACCAAAACATTTTGTAGCCAATAACCAAGAAGAAAATAGGTTTGCCTACAATGCCAATATTTCAGAAAAGTCTTTACGAGAATATTATTTTCCTGCTTATAAAGTAGCAGTGCAAGAAGGAAACGCACAATCTATTATGAGCGCCTATAATGCTTTAAACGGTGTGCCTAGTACAGCAAATAATTGGCTCTTAAATACTGTTCTAAGAAAAGAATGGGGTTTTGAAGGTTATGTAGTGAGCGATTGTGGTGCGCCAACCTATATTCAGAAATCGCACAAGTATGTTACGACCAAAGAACAGGCTGCTAAAGTAGCTTTGGAAGGAGGGCTAGATTTGGAATGCGGAGATGATATTTATGCTGAACACTTGCTGCAGGCATATGAAAAAGGGCTGGTTTTTCAAGAAAACATAGATAAGGCAGTGAGAAGGGTCTTAACCGCTCGCTTTAAGTTAGGAATTTTTGATAGTGTTGATAATAACCCTTATGCCAAAATTTCTCCTGATGCTATTGGTTCTAAAATGCACCAAGAACTGGCATTGGAAACGTCAAGACAATCTATGGTTTTATTAAAAAACCAAAATAATATATTGCCTTTAAATGTAAAGAATATTAAAAAAATTGCGGTTGTTGGCTTTAATGCAAACCAAGTTGTTTTTGGTGATTATAGCGGTCTACCAGTTATTAAACCCATATCTCCGTTAGAAGGTATAAGAAATAAAGTTGGCGATAATGCTGAGGTTACGTACGTAAAATGGAAAACGGCAGCTAGAAATCTAAATTTAATTGAAGCCGAAAATTTGGTGAATGACCAAACTGGTGAATCTGGTTTGTACGGCGAATATTATGATGATAAATTCTTAGAGGGTACACCACAAACACGTGTAGACAAAGTAGTGAATTTTGACCCGGTTAATAACCCGCCAGATCCTTATACCAACTTCCGGCATAAATCTATGCGCTGGTCCGGATATATAACTCCTAACTTCTCAGGAGTGTATAAAATCGGAGTAAATTCTGATGATGGTGTTAGAATGTGGTTGAATGGCGAATTGGTGGTAGATGAATGGCACAATCGTGGTATGACTACCGATCAGGTAGAAATTGATATGAAGGCGGGAGAAAAATACGCCATAAAACTAGAGTACTTTGATAATGGAGGCGACGCTATTTGTCAATTGCTTTGGGAAGTGCCTACAACAACTGACGATTTATATAAAGAAGATAAACAAGTAGCCAAAGAGAGCGACTATGTCATTGCCGTAATGGGAATTAATAAATCTATAGAAAAAGAAGGTCGCGATAGAACTTCATTAAGATTGCCAGAAGATCAGGTTAATTACTTAAAAGAGATTTATGCTGAGAATAAGAATTTAATTGTTGTTTTGGTTGCAGGTAGTTCTTTGGCTATTAATTGGATGGATAAAAATGTCCCTGCAATTTTAGATGCATGGTACCCTGGTGAAGCGGGTGGTGCCGCAATTGCAGATGTGTTATTCGGCGATTATAACCCTGCGGGTAGATTACCTTTTACCTTTTATAAGTCGGTTTCAGATTTACCTGATATGGATGATTATGAGGTGTCTAATGGTAGAACGTATATGTATTTTAAGGGAGATGTATTGTATCCCTTTGGTTATGGGTTAAGTTATACCAAGTTTACATATGATAAACTAAAAGTGAAGACTACAAATGATAGTATTTTAATTTCCGCAACAATTAAAAATATTGGAAATTATAATGGCGATGAGGTGGTGCAATTATATTATACCGTAAATAATTCTACTGTAAAAAGACCGATAAAAAAATTGATAGGGTTTGAAAGAACTCAACTAGCTGTAGATGAATCTACGACTGTGCAATTTAAAGTATCTGAAAATGACCTGCAGTATTGGGATGAAAATTCTAAACAGTGGACATTTGAAAAGGGAGAGTATCAGTTTATGATAGGGGCGTCTTCTAAAGATATTCGACTTCAAACATCAAAAACCTTATAA
- a CDS encoding glycosyl hydrolase 115 family protein: MKKLRKNNLIKNVAVLLFCFQVSLLIAQKQTTSNFTVVAENTVASILIDKNDAKVVTIASDIFANDVEKITGKEPIISAKNNKSTPTIIAGTIGKNKWIDDMIAIGKIDVSKIENQWEQYSIQIVENPISTIKKALVVVGSDRRGTAYGILELSRKIGVSPWEWWADVTPEKKESLSISITKEVSKSPTVKYRGVFLNDEDWGLQRWAALNYEPEIGDIGPKTYAKVFELLLRLRANTIWPAMHSSTKPFYSYPENKFVADDYAIVIGTSHAEPMLSNINTEWKHDNMGEYRYDTNSETIKSLFTKRVKETAKLEGIYTTGMRGEHDSPMIVGEDDTDAQVSLLERVITDQRDILKKETKKEPKNIPQAFVPYKEVLNYYQSGLKLPEDISLVWTDDNYGYIRQLSNPKEQKRSGGAGVYYHTSYWGRPHDYLWLNSTNPVLMWEEMSKAYEFQSRDIWILNCGDIKPHEYNIELFLDMAWNIDDFKESSSIKNHTKNWASREFGEASASKITDVLFENNRLAYIRRPEFMAWSQVEPVTKEGETELTQYHYGDEVSGRIESYQKIIDATENIYNEIPVFRKDAFYQLVYYPVIGASKLNQKWLYSFKNKFTAKQGRQSANAFGTLSEEAYDRIVKETDYYNTALKNGKWNHIMTMAPRFLPVFAQPATSNVTNSEKASLGLALEGYQMEVNDKVINSYADVLPVFNSYTNSTYFIDLFGNGKGTVNWEAKPKADWILLSESKGILNTDSLEKRIWVSIDWSKIPQGENKKEAPLGHDFQLIPPSFKVNSAIDFKSEGKTTTIGVSAYNPKFEALNNYNGFVEDKGYVSINAENYTRKKDGKEANWTFFEGMGYTNKVITALPRTAMPLVDMEEIKANSPVLEYDFYTFNFGEVEVNLQAVPTHAPYNGIGVRCAVSIDDATPVFVDFETVGRSDEWKENVLKNASVKSAKQIVNKAGKHTLKIWMVDPGVMIDQVLIDLGGWKKSYAFPKETVKK; the protein is encoded by the coding sequence ATGAAAAAGTTAAGAAAGAATAACCTAATTAAAAATGTAGCTGTATTGCTCTTTTGCTTTCAAGTGTCATTGTTAATAGCACAAAAGCAAACAACTTCTAATTTTACAGTTGTTGCAGAGAATACCGTAGCATCTATTTTAATCGATAAAAATGATGCAAAAGTAGTCACAATAGCGTCAGATATTTTTGCCAATGATGTTGAAAAAATTACTGGTAAAGAACCTATAATTTCCGCTAAAAATAATAAATCTACACCTACAATTATTGCTGGTACCATTGGTAAAAATAAGTGGATTGATGATATGATAGCTATAGGTAAAATTGATGTTTCTAAGATAGAGAATCAATGGGAACAATATAGTATTCAAATAGTTGAAAACCCAATATCAACTATTAAGAAGGCTTTGGTTGTTGTAGGTAGTGATAGAAGAGGTACTGCCTATGGTATACTAGAACTTTCAAGAAAAATAGGTGTTTCTCCATGGGAATGGTGGGCAGATGTTACACCAGAAAAAAAAGAGTCACTCTCAATTTCAATTACAAAAGAAGTATCAAAATCTCCTACCGTAAAATATAGAGGAGTTTTTTTAAATGACGAAGATTGGGGGTTACAGCGTTGGGCAGCTTTAAATTATGAGCCAGAAATTGGTGATATAGGTCCTAAAACATATGCAAAGGTTTTTGAATTGTTATTACGGTTAAGAGCAAATACTATTTGGCCTGCCATGCATTCAAGTACCAAACCTTTTTATTCTTATCCAGAAAACAAATTCGTTGCAGATGATTATGCTATAGTAATCGGTACATCGCATGCCGAGCCTATGCTTAGTAATATAAATACTGAATGGAAACATGACAATATGGGAGAATATCGATATGATACCAATTCAGAAACCATTAAGAGCCTATTTACTAAAAGAGTAAAAGAGACCGCAAAATTGGAAGGTATATATACCACTGGTATGCGTGGTGAGCATGACTCGCCAATGATCGTTGGCGAAGATGATACCGATGCACAGGTTAGTTTATTAGAACGTGTTATAACCGATCAGCGTGACATCTTAAAAAAGGAAACGAAGAAAGAACCAAAGAATATTCCGCAAGCTTTTGTGCCTTATAAAGAGGTGTTGAACTACTACCAAAGCGGACTGAAATTACCTGAAGATATAAGCCTTGTATGGACCGATGATAATTATGGGTATATACGTCAGTTAAGCAATCCGAAAGAACAAAAAAGGTCTGGTGGTGCGGGGGTATATTATCACACTTCTTATTGGGGAAGACCACATGATTATCTCTGGTTAAATTCAACCAACCCAGTTTTAATGTGGGAAGAAATGTCAAAAGCATACGAGTTTCAATCTCGTGATATATGGATTTTGAACTGTGGGGATATTAAACCACACGAATATAATATTGAGCTCTTTTTAGATATGGCTTGGAATATAGATGACTTTAAAGAAAGTTCGTCGATAAAAAATCATACCAAGAATTGGGCATCGCGCGAATTTGGAGAGGCATCTGCATCTAAAATTACAGATGTTCTATTTGAGAATAACCGACTGGCATATATAAGAAGACCTGAGTTTATGGCATGGAGCCAAGTTGAACCTGTGACAAAAGAAGGGGAAACGGAATTGACCCAGTACCATTATGGTGATGAAGTTTCGGGACGTATAGAAAGCTATCAAAAAATAATTGATGCTACTGAAAATATATATAATGAAATACCGGTATTTAGAAAAGATGCTTTTTATCAATTAGTCTATTACCCAGTAATTGGTGCATCAAAATTAAATCAGAAATGGTTATATAGTTTTAAGAATAAGTTCACAGCTAAGCAAGGTAGGCAGAGTGCTAATGCATTTGGAACATTATCAGAAGAAGCCTATGATCGTATTGTCAAAGAAACAGATTACTATAATACAGCGCTTAAAAATGGGAAATGGAACCATATAATGACGATGGCTCCGCGTTTTCTTCCGGTTTTTGCGCAACCGGCAACATCAAATGTTACTAATAGTGAAAAAGCTAGTCTTGGTTTAGCTTTAGAAGGCTATCAAATGGAGGTTAACGATAAGGTCATTAATAGCTATGCAGATGTGCTTCCTGTTTTTAATAGCTACACGAACAGTACTTATTTTATTGATCTTTTTGGAAATGGAAAGGGTACAGTTAATTGGGAAGCAAAACCAAAGGCAGATTGGATTCTGCTATCAGAGAGTAAAGGAATCTTAAATACTGATAGTTTAGAAAAACGAATTTGGGTAAGTATCGATTGGAGTAAAATTCCGCAAGGGGAGAATAAAAAAGAAGCTCCTTTAGGGCACGACTTTCAATTGATTCCGCCAAGTTTCAAGGTGAATAGCGCTATCGATTTTAAATCAGAGGGGAAAACTACCACCATTGGGGTATCAGCCTACAATCCTAAATTTGAAGCATTAAATAACTATAATGGTTTTGTAGAAGATAAAGGTTATGTCTCTATAAATGCAGAGAATTATACCCGAAAAAAGGATGGTAAAGAAGCAAATTGGACCTTTTTTGAAGGTATGGGGTATACCAATAAAGTAATTACCGCACTGCCTAGAACTGCAATGCCTTTAGTGGACATGGAAGAAATTAAAGCGAATAGTCCGGTTTTAGAATATGATTTTTATACTTTTAATTTTGGTGAAGTTGAGGTGAATTTACAGGCAGTGCCCACTCATGCTCCATATAATGGAATTGGTGTACGTTGTGCAGTTTCTATTGATGATGCTACACCGGTTTTTGTAGATTTTGAAACTGTAGGGCGTAGTGATGAATGGAAAGAGAATGTGCTTAAAAACGCATCGGTAAAATCTGCAAAGCAAATTGTAAATAAAGCAGGGAAACACACATTAAAAATATGGATGGTAGACCCTGGAGTAATGATAGATCAAGTGTTGATAGATTTAGGAGGATGGAAAAAGAGCTATGCGTTTCCGAAAGAAACGGTCAAAAAATAA
- a CDS encoding metallophosphoesterase family protein, translated as MEKELCVSERNGQKINQFSIKQQYRFLCVVLLCLISSCGNKKEKEFEEVKIAFIADAHFQDIYAHFEDADYKGIKNPETGDFVNIRTMNAQLQSTRIFNENYFAFIEALDDIVVRGIKYVALPGDFSDDGQPVHVKGLRKILDKYSKNHGILFFATTGNHDPVKPFTQESGKTDFLGAGGKEQIITSTVENIKDTVAGQLTPIITTEIKKWGYKDILNEMSAFGFYPQKEYVYWETPFSKYNYENYSFEKATNASALENRTYAIDEFNKHPDASYLVELKGGVWLLAIDANVYMPNKELSAISENAKDFSGASIGYNNVLLQKRHLITWVKKVAEQAKEKDKVLIAFSHYPMIDFNDDASKEMKHFFGEGKMQLHRVPNEEVAETFANAGIQIHFGGHMHINDTGVRKNNNGNTLFNIQTPSLAAYAPAYKVLTIKSNTKFQVETVVLKSVKGFNNLFPLYNKEYEYLKEIDASTIWDKEILSTKNYKEFTAWHLKELVRLRFLPNDFPVDFSEKFLNKTGAELLLSTTENKDSLVTELVSAHLNLENFRTWTGFHMIYDFYRLRSADELAFDDIGKIRLQQYEMVCSQLKIIDDPYLKEWAEIFEKSRKGEPSNHFVIDLELGEINRKSP; from the coding sequence ATGGAAAAAGAGCTATGCGTTTCCGAAAGAAACGGTCAAAAAATAAATCAATTTAGTATAAAACAGCAGTATAGATTTCTATGTGTTGTTCTGCTATGTTTGATTTCTTCTTGTGGCAATAAAAAGGAAAAGGAATTTGAAGAAGTGAAAATTGCATTCATTGCAGATGCACATTTTCAAGATATATATGCACATTTTGAAGATGCCGATTACAAAGGAATCAAAAACCCAGAAACGGGCGACTTTGTGAATATTCGTACCATGAATGCGCAATTGCAATCGACCAGAATATTCAATGAAAACTACTTTGCATTCATTGAAGCCTTAGATGATATTGTTGTCAGAGGAATAAAATACGTAGCATTACCTGGTGATTTTAGTGATGATGGTCAACCCGTTCACGTTAAAGGTTTACGGAAGATTTTAGACAAATACTCTAAAAACCACGGGATCTTATTTTTTGCCACCACAGGTAATCATGACCCAGTAAAACCATTTACACAAGAATCTGGTAAAACAGATTTTCTGGGAGCGGGGGGTAAAGAACAAATTATAACTAGTACTGTTGAAAATATTAAGGATACTGTAGCTGGGCAGCTCACTCCAATTATAACGACTGAAATAAAAAAATGGGGTTATAAAGATATTTTAAACGAAATGTCTGCCTTTGGGTTTTATCCGCAGAAAGAATACGTGTATTGGGAAACTCCCTTTTCTAAATACAATTACGAAAACTATTCATTTGAAAAAGCAACAAATGCCTCAGCTTTAGAAAATAGAACTTATGCAATAGATGAATTTAATAAACACCCAGATGCTAGTTATTTAGTAGAGCTAAAAGGGGGTGTTTGGCTTTTGGCAATAGATGCGAATGTTTATATGCCAAATAAAGAACTATCTGCGATTTCTGAAAACGCAAAAGATTTTTCAGGTGCAAGTATTGGCTATAACAATGTTTTATTACAAAAAAGACATTTAATTACTTGGGTAAAAAAGGTTGCAGAGCAAGCAAAAGAGAAAGACAAGGTGTTGATAGCTTTTAGTCATTACCCAATGATAGATTTTAATGATGATGCTTCAAAAGAAATGAAACATTTTTTTGGAGAAGGTAAAATGCAATTGCATCGAGTACCAAATGAAGAAGTTGCAGAAACATTTGCAAATGCCGGTATACAAATACACTTTGGTGGTCATATGCATATTAATGATACAGGTGTACGAAAAAATAATAATGGCAATACATTATTCAATATACAAACACCGTCGTTAGCTGCCTATGCACCAGCTTATAAGGTGTTGACCATAAAATCTAATACGAAATTTCAAGTAGAAACTGTAGTGTTGAAATCTGTAAAAGGTTTTAATAACTTGTTCCCTTTATATAATAAAGAATATGAATATTTAAAAGAAATAGACGCTTCTACTATTTGGGACAAAGAAATTTTGTCTACCAAGAACTATAAAGAATTTACTGCTTGGCATTTAAAAGAATTGGTGCGATTACGATTTTTACCAAATGATTTTCCTGTTGATTTCTCTGAAAAATTTTTAAATAAAACAGGGGCAGAATTACTATTATCAACCACAGAGAATAAAGATAGTCTTGTGACAGAATTAGTATCTGCTCATCTAAATCTTGAAAATTTTAGAACATGGACAGGGTTTCATATGATTTATGATTTTTATAGATTAAGAAGCGCAGATGAATTGGCTTTTGACGACATTGGTAAAATTCGCTTACAGCAATATGAAATGGTCTGTAGTCAATTAAAAATAATAGATGATCCATATTTAAAAGAATGGGCAGAAATATTTGAAAAAAGTAGAAAGGGAGAACCTTCGAATCACTTTGTAATTGATTTGGAGCTAGGTGAAATAAACAGAAAATCACCTTAA